In a genomic window of Temperatibacter marinus:
- a CDS encoding glycoside hydrolase family 3 protein: MSAVVLSAAACSEQQADQAQSKAREQSKASEQSKSREQSAESMAETADRTPSLLGAEAWPKLTSPILKTMAQEKKIKDLLDQMSVEEKVGQIIQAEIQHVTPEDVKAYHLGSVLNGGGSMPNRNKYATPKEWLDLADAYYKASMDVTDGKVAIPIIWGSDAVHGHNNVIGATIFPHNIGLGAARNPALMRQIGRVTAREMRVTGIDWTFAPTLAVVQNDRWGRTYESFSEDPAVVKSYAGELVYGLQGIPGTASFLDGEHVVATAKHWLGDGGTVNGTDQGNTDVEEEELRDIHAAGYITALESGAQTAMASFSSWKGDKMHGHKYLMTDILKGQMGLDGLIVSDWNGHGQLPGCTNASCADAINAGIDLVMVIEDWKKFYSNTVQQVESGVIPTERLDDAVSRVLRVKFRAGLFDKGMPSTRGIAAQEGIIGSHEHKEVARDAVRQSLVLLKNNDNILPLKPGMKVLVAGDGAHDIGKQSGGWTITWQGTGNENSDFPGGQSLWMGLKEAIEAVGGQAILAEDGMTDAEVDVALVIYGEEPYAESQGDRETLEFEPTEKTGLPILKALKEKDIPTVSIFLSGRPMWAAPEMNASDAFVAAWLPGSEGRGVADVLVAKADGSINHDFKGRLSFSWPKRPDQEILNPHHPEYDPQFELGYGLRYRDSVEIKHLSETVSGRSTGSAEKMIYQGRTLASWKVFLQSGESRNVMSGAFGSTAERDLIVSTTDKEIQEDALTIHWNSKDEAVVGIFAFAGNASYDFSEIAAKGGVIALDVKIDQALTSPLIYSLLCGDECRLSVDLTQHLTAIVGQGWQRISVPFTCFSKDIKKFKALSSPMVLSTSGEQSLSVSNIAATLRESSNRSCTGRKQIKGR; this comes from the coding sequence CAATCAAAGGCCAGGGAGCAATCAAAGGCTAGCGAGCAATCAAAATCCAGGGAGCAATCAGCAGAGTCTATGGCTGAGACCGCTGACAGAACCCCTTCTCTTCTTGGTGCCGAGGCATGGCCAAAATTAACCAGCCCAATTCTCAAAACTATGGCGCAAGAAAAGAAAATCAAAGACCTGTTGGATCAGATGTCTGTCGAGGAAAAAGTCGGTCAGATCATTCAAGCTGAAATTCAACATGTCACTCCTGAAGATGTAAAGGCATATCACCTGGGTTCCGTCTTAAATGGGGGCGGGTCAATGCCCAACCGTAATAAATATGCGACACCAAAAGAATGGCTGGATTTGGCTGATGCCTATTATAAAGCCTCTATGGATGTAACAGATGGCAAAGTAGCTATTCCAATCATTTGGGGCAGCGATGCTGTACATGGTCATAATAATGTGATCGGCGCGACAATTTTCCCCCATAACATCGGCCTTGGGGCTGCTAGGAATCCAGCCTTAATGCGACAGATTGGCCGCGTCACAGCAAGAGAGATGCGGGTCACGGGTATAGATTGGACATTTGCCCCCACCCTGGCCGTTGTTCAGAATGACAGATGGGGCAGAACTTATGAAAGTTTCAGCGAAGACCCTGCCGTCGTGAAGTCCTATGCTGGAGAGCTTGTTTATGGGCTTCAGGGCATTCCTGGGACGGCTTCCTTTCTTGATGGAGAACATGTGGTCGCTACGGCAAAACATTGGCTTGGTGATGGCGGTACAGTGAATGGTACGGATCAAGGTAATACAGACGTTGAGGAAGAAGAGCTGCGCGATATACATGCAGCAGGATATATTACGGCATTAGAATCTGGTGCACAAACAGCGATGGCGAGCTTTTCTAGCTGGAAGGGCGATAAAATGCACGGTCATAAATATCTTATGACTGATATTTTGAAAGGGCAAATGGGCCTAGATGGGCTGATTGTCAGCGATTGGAACGGGCATGGCCAACTGCCGGGCTGTACCAACGCGTCTTGTGCCGATGCGATTAATGCAGGCATAGACCTTGTCATGGTGATTGAAGATTGGAAAAAATTCTACAGCAATACTGTCCAGCAAGTCGAGAGTGGTGTCATTCCAACGGAGCGTTTGGATGATGCTGTCTCGAGGGTTCTTCGTGTGAAATTCAGAGCAGGTCTCTTTGATAAAGGTATGCCCTCTACGCGAGGCATTGCGGCACAGGAAGGGATCATTGGCAGTCACGAGCATAAGGAAGTGGCTCGGGATGCCGTACGTCAATCCTTAGTCTTGTTGAAAAATAATGATAATATCCTTCCCCTTAAACCCGGGATGAAAGTTTTGGTTGCTGGAGACGGGGCGCATGATATTGGCAAACAATCAGGAGGGTGGACCATTACTTGGCAAGGCACAGGTAATGAAAACTCAGATTTCCCTGGCGGACAGTCCTTGTGGATGGGGCTAAAAGAGGCCATTGAGGCCGTAGGGGGTCAGGCAATATTGGCCGAGGATGGCATGACAGATGCAGAAGTTGATGTTGCTCTCGTGATCTACGGCGAAGAACCCTATGCAGAATCACAAGGAGACCGCGAGACTCTCGAATTTGAACCTACAGAAAAGACAGGCCTGCCTATTCTGAAGGCCCTTAAAGAGAAAGATATTCCAACAGTGAGCATATTCTTGTCGGGGAGGCCTATGTGGGCCGCGCCAGAAATGAACGCCTCGGATGCTTTTGTTGCGGCTTGGTTACCAGGAAGTGAAGGTCGGGGTGTCGCTGATGTGTTGGTTGCTAAGGCTGATGGGTCTATTAATCATGATTTTAAAGGCAGATTGTCATTTTCATGGCCCAAGCGCCCAGATCAAGAGATATTAAACCCTCACCACCCAGAGTATGATCCTCAGTTCGAGCTTGGATACGGACTTAGGTATCGTGATTCAGTAGAGATTAAACACCTATCGGAGACTGTCTCTGGTCGCTCTACTGGGTCTGCTGAGAAAATGATTTATCAAGGCAGAACCTTAGCATCGTGGAAAGTTTTCCTTCAGTCAGGCGAAAGTCGCAACGTGATGAGTGGGGCTTTTGGTTCCACAGCTGAGCGGGATTTGATCGTCTCTACAACCGATAAGGAGATTCAAGAAGACGCTTTGACAATTCACTGGAACAGTAAAGATGAAGCAGTTGTGGGCATCTTTGCATTTGCGGGCAATGCATCCTATGATTTTTCAGAAATCGCCGCAAAAGGGGGCGTGATTGCGCTGGATGTGAAAATTGACCAAGCGCTTACATCACCGCTTATTTACTCACTTTTGTGCGGGGACGAATGTCGTCTATCTGTTGATTTAACGCAGCATTTGACTGCGATCGTCGGGCAAGGTTGGCAGCGCATCTCAGTCCCTTTCACTTGTTTTTCTAAAGACATCAAAAAATTTAAAGCGCTATCCTCGCCCATGGTCTTGTCCACTTCCGGTGAACAGTCACTGTCAGTTTCAAATATTGCGGCGACCCTTCGAGAAAGCTCAAACCGTAGCTGCACGGGGCGTAAACAGATTAAAGGGCGGTAA